The stretch of DNA ACTCCGTGCGCGGATTGTCCGGTGTCACCAGGATCCTGTTAGCGTAAGCTTCGGCGGCCTCGGCCATTAACGGTCGTTTGTCGTGATCTCTGTCACCGCCGCATCCGAAAATCACAATCAGCTTTCCCGAGATAGGCAGAAGTGTCCGGAGAGAAGAGAAAAGTTTATGGTAAGCGTCAGGTGTATGAGCGTAATCGACGATCACCGAAGCGCCGTTCTGCAGGAGAAATCTTTCTGATCTGCCGGGTACCGAAATGCAAGCCTCGATACCGCGTCCTATTATGTCGGTCGGTATACCCATTGACCACGCTGTTGTGGCCGCCGCCAGAATGTTCTCAAGATTGTGTACGCCGATGAGAGGTGAATTGATACTGACTTTTTCATCTTCCATCCTGATGATACCGGTGATACCGGCACCTGACATACCCCATTCCTGAAAAAAGATATCTGCGTCGCTATCAACAGCGTAACTTGCTATTTTCGCATCGGTGAGGTTTTTCAATCTGTCGAATCGGGCATCAGATCTGTTCAGGATCGCTACACAATCGGCAGGCAGCATTTGAAATAGGCGCGCCTTCGCTTCGAAATAGTTGTCCATAGTTCCGTGGAAATCGAGATGATCCTGGGAGAGATTTGTGTAGACGGCTACATCAAATTCTACGTCCTCCACGCGGCTAAGCTGGAGGGCATGGGAAGAAACTTCCATCACAACGTGAGTTACATTGCCGTCAGCGAGCAGTCGCAATGTTTTTTGCAGATCGAGGCTGTCCGGGGTGGTGAGAATTGATTGGGCTTCCATGCCCGGCGCGTGAATCCCCAGCGTACCCACGACACCTGTCTGCAATTCGTGTTTTTCGAAGATGGAATCGAGCAGGTAGCTGACAGTAGTTTTTCCGTTGGTACCGGTGATACCGACAATGGTGAGTTCTTTCGAGGGGTGACCGTAAAAGTTGGCCGCAATGCGGGAGAGGGCCTTGCGCGGATCGTCAACTCTGATCAAAGGTGTCTTTACCTCTATAGAATGGTCAGCGGTGCTTCCACCGTTTGAAATGACCACGGCCGCGCCGCGCTTAATTGCATCGGGGATATAAAAGCTCCCGTCCTCTGTCAATCCGGGGATGGCAACGAAAGCGCTTCCGGGCCAGATGTGCCTTGAGTCGGCGCTCACCGACTGGACGGGAACATCCAATGCTATGTCAGTGATCGTAGTTACACCTTCAAGCAGTGAAATCAATCTTTGCATCAGTTCAGTCCCATGGTACAGATTGAGTTCAGTTTCACCATCTTTCCGGGCGCGGGACTCTGCCAGACAACAGTACCGGACCCCCGAACTTTTGGTGTCAATCCGGAATTCTTGAGAACATTAATTGCCCTTCTGAGGCTCTTTCCTCTTACGTCTGGAACATATGCCATACCATTTTCAACTTCTGGTTTGGCGATTGTTCCCGTTGTTATTAGAGTGACCGGTTCAGTAGCTGCTGTTTTATGAACAGGTTCTGTCATTGCAATGAGCTCGTTCATCTCCTGTTTTTTCTGGGGTCGGTGAACTAGAATAGAATCGTCGCTGTTTATGATCCGTTTGACACATTCACGGAAGACGGGTGCCGCACCTGTTCCACCCCAGTGATATCCCGGCTTTGGTTCATCCAGGATGATGACGCCGGTCATTATCGGGTCGTGTGCCGGAAAGAATCCCACAAAGGAGGCGATGAATTTTGTGTCAGAGTATTTTCCATTCAGATATTTTTTAGACGTTCCTGTTTTGCCGGCGATATTCCACCCTTTGATGCGTGCGCTTGTCCCTGTACCAGTTTCCACCACCTGACGCAGCATATCGGTGAGCTGTTCCATGACGGGCTGTGATGCCACCTTGCGGATCAGCTGCGGCGACGCAGTGTAAGTGACTTTTCCCGTTGGATGAATAATCCGGTCCACGAGAAACGGTTTCATAAGAAAACCGCCATTCGCGATGGCGCTGTAGGCGGCGGCCAGCTGTAAAGTTGTAACGGAAACCTCGTAGCCTAATGAAATCTCGGCCAGGGAAATACCGCTCCATTGATCGGTCTCCTTCAGTACACCCTTTGTTTCGCCGGGGAATTGGATTCCGGTGATGGTGCCGAAGCCGAATTTTCTGCCTGTAGTATATATGCGGCTGTTGCCGACAGTCTCGGCGATCTTTACCGTCCCTACATTGCTGGAGTTGGCGATGATCTGAGGAAAAGTGAGAAGTCCAAAATTGTTCCAATCCTCGATGACCTGTCCGCGATAGACGTAGCTGCCGTCTTCGCAGTTGAATTCATCCTGAATGCCTACTGTATTGTAGGTCAACGCCGCCGTGGCCGTCACAATTTTAAACGTGGAGCCTGGTTCGAACTGATCGGTGATGATCTTGTTCTTGTAGGCCTCGCGGACGGAGGCTGCCGGTTCGTTAGGGTCAAAGTCCGGCAGGCAGGCGAGGGCCAGAATTCTACCTGTGTGAGGCTCAACCAGTAGACCCATACCGCCGGCTGCACCTGTCTGCACTACTCTACGGCTCAGCTCGTCTTGTAAGATAGCCTGATAGTTGAGATCTAATGTCAATATGATATCGGAGCCGTCCATAGGATCCCGCCTGGGGTAAGCGTGATTCCTCCAGTTGCGACCCTTTCCATCCCTCTGTAGAACAATCCAGCCGTCGCGACCCTTCAGGTGGTTGTCGAATTGCTTCTCGATACCTTCCAGACCGAGATTATCTACATTCGTGAAACCGAGGACCTGCGAAGCGATCTTCTGATGAGGATAAAATCGGTAACCATGCCGATTTGTGATCAGGCCCCTGTCTCTTATCTTCATCAGTTCACGGCTCACTTCGCTACGAAGATTGCGTTCCAGGTATACGTACGGAGAAGAATTGTTAAGTCTGCCTTCATAATAATCCCGGCTGCGACCGGTGGCTGACGAAAAACTTGTGATGATTTCTTGCCTGTTTTCCACCTCTTCAGGATGAATGGCGAAGGAGTAGTGGATAATGTTCTCTGCCAGCGGAATGTGATTCCTATCCCTGATCTTTCCCCTTACAGCTGAGAGGATGACACGGTTTTCCCCCTGGTTGTTACTCTGTGCGCGGAGATCGGCTCCCCGGATGACCTGAATATAGAAGAACCTCATGGTCAATCCGGTCCAGCTGAGGATGACTAAACATGATATGAAGAGGACGCGAGGACGAAACTTTGTGAAAGCCTTTGTCACTTGGTAACGCTTCCCGGTTTATAAAGGTGCGAGTCGTCCAGATAGACGACCAGAGTCTCAGGCTCCGGCGTCACCATACTCAGTTCATCCTCGGCAATTCTTGTAATGCGGTCTATTCGTTTGAGACGTGTGATTTGGCTGAACAGTTCGCCGTTTTCCTCAATCATATTTACTTTAATCTTGCGCAGTGCCACATTCTCCCGCGTGGTGATGTTGATTTCGTTGTAGACCCATAGATAGGTAAGGAGACCTGATATGGACAGGATAGAGACGACGAAAAAGAGGAGTGAGTTGATGAATTCCTGCTGCCTTTTAGATTTGCGTTTACGCTGGACTGGTTTTTTCCTCGTCATCCTGTTTTCTCCGCTGCCCGTAGCCTGGCGCTTCTGGCGCGGCTGTTATGGGCAATCTCATCAGCTCCCGGGCGTATCACTTTCCTGGTGATGATTCCCAATTCTGGTTGCTTACCGCAACGGCACTGTGGCAAATCCGGGGGACAGATGCACCCTTTCTGGAGTTGCCGGAACCTCGCTTTTACCAGCCGGTCTTCCAGCGAGTGATAAGAAATAATTACAATGCGTCCGCCCAGCTTCAAATAGGAGGAGAACAGAGCCAGGAACTGCTGCAAAGACTCCAATTCACGATTCACGGTGATACGCAGCGCCTGGAATACCCGTGAAAGCGTCTTGGTGAGATACCTTTCTGGTGTCACTTCACTGATAATGCTCCGGAGATCGAGAGTTGTGCGCACAGCTGAACCGCCCCTTTTCTCGATAATTGCTTTGACCAGTCTTTTCGCTCTGCGCTCCTCACCGTATTTTTGCAAGATTTGCACCAGATCGTCTTCATTCCAGTCGTTGACAATCCCTTCAGCTGTGAGGGGTGCGGTGACATCAAAGCGCATGTCGAGCGGCCCATCCTGTCGATAGGAAAACCCTCGCTGAGGTGAATCGAGCTGGAAGGATGAAAGCCCCAGATCTAGAAACATGCCGTCCACCTCGCAGATGCCGAGGGATTCGAGATGAGCAGGGAAATTGCTGTAGGAGCCGTGGAAAAGGTGGCACGAGGAGGCATGTGAAAGACGCGAATGACAGCGTTTAATTGCCTCACCATCGCTGTCAAGCCCGATAAGTTGGCCTTTGTTCGAAAGAGCCGCAAGCACAGCCTGCGCATGCCCGCCGAGGCCTACTGTCCCGTCCAGGTAGATTCCATTGGGCCTGATCCTTAGACAGGAAAGCACCTCTTTCTTGAGAACGGGGATATGGAGAGAGTTTTGATCCGAGCATGCCGAATTCACTATTTATAGAACGATTTTGTCTCTTAAGTCTTCGAGTTCATCAGAAGAGATGGTGAGTGTCTCATCTTCTATCTCGTTAAGTTTCTCCGGATTCCAGATTTCGATTTTGTTTACCACGCCGATTATCATGACATCCTTTTCAATGCCGGCAAATTCGCGCAGTACGGGGGAAACCTGAATGCGCCCCTGTTTATCCATAGTGACGGGAGTGGCGTATCGTACTGTCGAACGAATAAACGAGCGGTAAATCTTGGAAGCAGATGAAAGTTGCCGTAGTCCTGTCTCGACCTTTTGCCATTCGGTTAGAGGATAAGCGATGATACACGTATCCATCCCTTTCGTTAGTACGAACGTTCCTTCGTTGTCGCCTGAAAGGGAGGTGCGAAATCGGGCCGGAACATTTACTCTCCCCTTGGCATCAAGGGAATAAGCATATTCACCTGTGAATGTGTTGAGTGATACCATTCTAGTAAAGAACGTATGGGAAAGTAACCCACTCCTACCCACAAGGTTAAATCAATAACCCACAAATGTCAAGGAAAAATTCTCACATTTTTTGAGAATTTATCTTTTGTGGATTATTTTAGTGTAGAGCGGACTATCTGGGGATGTAGCTGATAATGGTCAATTGACCCGTTCCTACCCGATAGGAAACTTCTGTGGGATTGGGGAGAGAGTCGAGACCAATTGGTGCATCATTGAGATTGAGTTGAACTTCACTGCTCTTTTCGATACGGATGCTGACGAAGGATTCGAACTTCAAAACGAACTCATCTCCGGGAGAAACTGTCCCGGACGCCGGTTCCGATCCGTCTATGATATACTCGTACCAGATGGGGGATAAGGTACTTAGAGTAAGAGAGAAGGGTGCCGGCAGCAACAACTCGTCCACGCGGCGATTTTGGCTGTAGTTGGCCAGCAGGAATCTGTCCGTAATTCTCTCTTCGGCAGATTCCGCTTGCTCTATTACCGTAGTTTTTTCTTCCGCGGGAGCAGGTACATCTGTCACAATGCTTCGGATGATGTAGACGGCGAAGACGACTACTATCAGCAGTGCGACTAATTTGCCGATGGGTGCCTGCATCTGGAAAGGAGTGCGCCCTTTTAGTTCATGATCTTCTTCCATCTCGTCTTCATCATTCATTGCCGGGACAGTTTCTTCCACTGTTAGTGATGCCTCTTGGGGCGATCCCTCACCTGTGTTTGCGAGATGTATTTCAAGCTGGTTCAGTATTTCGTCTTTATCCGCGCCGATTTCAACGGCATAAGCTCTTAAGAAAAGTCGCACGTAGACTGTTGGCAGGAAGGAGAAATCGCCTTGCTCCATAGCTTCGAGGTACTGGATATTGATTTTTGTTCGATTGGCTACTTCGGAAAGCTCGATGTCTTGCTTTTGGCGCAACTCTCTCAGCTCTGTATAAAATGATATCACCTGTTATTTTCCTTATAATCTCGAGGAGAAAGTTTAGCCGTAATCCTCTTGCTTTGCAAACCAATTGTAGCGTGACTGAACTGAGTTTCGCTTGAGAGTCGTGATTGTGAAGTTCGTTTTGATTCCTGTTTCCACTTATTCAAGACTTTACCAATGTTCTCATAAGGCGAAGGAATTGGTACTGAACCGCTTCTGAATCTTTGCTGTTCTCAATAGTTGGGCAAATTTTGAGATGGGGAATCCCACCACGTTGTTGTAACAACCGTTAATCTTTTCCACAAAGCAGGCTGACCAGTCTTGGATGCCGTAAGCGCCGGCTTTGTCGAGCGGAGTAGCGCTGCGGATGTAGTAGTCAATCATCTCATTGGTGAGTGGTAAAAAAGTGACATCGGTCTTTTCGTAGAAGGTATATTTTTCCTCTCTGGATTTCTTCACGATGGCTACACCTGTAAATACAGTATGTCTGTTGCCAGATAAAGCTCTCAGCATTTCTTTCGCTTCTGCCTCGTGGGCCGGTTTCCCCATAACAGTATCCCCGAGGACGACTACGGTATCCGCGCCGATGACCACCCTGTCCGGGAAATGCTGGGCCACCTCCCGCGCCTTCTCAAGGGCAAGCTGCTGGACGAGTTCAGCCGGATCGGCGGCATTGGTGTGACACTCTTGAACCGAACTGGGGATAACCTCGAAAGGGACATCCAGCTTTTGCAGTAGTGCTTTGCGGCGGGGAGAGCCAGAAGCGAGAATGAACTGTGACTTCATGCGTTCGGACGCCATTTCAGCGGTACTTCGCTATCTTTCCTATATGTTTTGCTTTTTTTCCGCCATCCACCGGTACCGCCGTAATCTGGTAGAGATAGGCTCCATTAGCGATATCACCCTCAAAATCATCTCTACCGTTCCAGTCGATGTGTGTGTAGCCGTAGTAGCTCTCCATCGGCTCTATCACCTTAACCAGCACGCCTGACAGTGTAAATATCTTGATAGTGACTTCAGCCTCCCTGTTTACCTCGAAGCCGAACTGCGTCTTGTCGCTGAAGGGGTTGGGGTAGTTAAAGACATTGGTGAGACGCAGTTCCTCGTCTGCTGTGATGTGGAACGAGATGGACTTTTGGTTGGGGTTGTTTGCGTTATCCCACGCCTCCACCGTAATGTGAGACTCACCTTTGGGAAGATCTGACAGGGAGAGGTCGAGGCTACCACTGGTGTAACTTCCCGCATCATAGACAAATCGATCGGTAATGTTTTTAGCGCTGTTTTCGTCGTCATTGAACCAGGCGCGAACGGTGTGACCGACTTCTTCCGTAACATTGATGCCGAGTGGATCGGAGAGGATGACAGTCAGTTGGCCACTTTCTGCAATATGATCACCCCATTCAACACCCCTTTCACCGTACGCGAAGGAGATAAGGGGACCGTCAGAATCGACGGGATTTGACGTTCCGCCGGTGAGGATAAGTCCCTCCTTCATACCGAGTCCCTGCCAGAGATCATCGCCAGCACTGCCGTGAAGAAATACAGTCAGCTGTCCATCCGTTGTGGCGTAGTTGATATCTTTGGGAAGGATGAATTCGCCCTGGAACAGTCCGCCTGTGTAAGGCAGGAGACCGCGAAAAAGGGTGCGGCCCAGAAGTGAGTAGGTCATCTCTTCCGTATATTCTTCGTGCTCATAGATGCGCGAAACAGTACGGTCGGCATCATAGATGATGACGTATCCTTCTCCTTGAGTGGGAGCATCAGCCATGACGGATCCCGAGTAACTGCCGGTCTCCAACGCCACAAGGGTATCGGGAGAAACATCGGTCACCGTTACAGTATCTGACGGTAGTGCGATTGTCAGTCCCGGATCTCCGAACAGGTGAAACATTTCACTGCCAGTGGAGCCGTCCTTGATGGAGCTGTATATGGCTCCCAGCGTCAGGTCGTCCACACTTTGTTCCGGGAAGAAGCTGGCGAAAAGATTGAGGATAAAGTTTCTGTTGGCGGAGAAGGTGATGAGGCCATTTGTACTGATGATGGCGATACCGCCGTTCTCCGCGTCCCGCATAATATCTTCCGACATGGCACTGCCTTCCACGCGGTCGTACTTTCCCCAGCTGCAGGTGGCGGCAACCCAGACGGGGAGCTTCGCACCTGTGTTAATAGATGAAAGGTCTCCCCGCGCCGATGAAAGCAGTCCTTCCTGTGCCCACTGATAGGCCGAGCCGTGACCAATATAGTTTAAGAGTGCTGTCCCTTGCTCCAGCAGATCAAACAGCGCCTCCGAGGCGCCCGGCTTGGTGACGCCGTATTGTGAACCGTCGTTTACCGCCGGAAATTCCTCCATATAGATCTTGCGCGTCTCCAGCGTTTTTGGGATCATGGCGGCTACTTCCTCACTGTTCTTAGTATGCGTCAACTCAATTGAGCCAAAACTCGGGCGGGCAAAATCGTCTGCAATGAGGGTTATTCGCCGCCGCCAGAGACCGATATCAGGGTTGTTTTCGTAAGCAATTGTCTTATCTACCATATTTTCGGCATCGGCTAGCGAAACCGCCGGGAATCGTCCAATAGCCATCTCAGGAACCTTGCCGTCAAGATAGGTAAAACGATCATCTGATGAAGTAGTAAACGTCTGCCCGGACTGAAATGTCGGTACCATATTGTGTGAATTTTGCGAAAGGTTGCGATAGTCGTAGTCGCCGTCACCCAGAAGAAGGACGTAGCTGGGAAATGATCCGTCCGCCGGATTGCGCCAGTTATCCTTAGTCCATTTCAGAAAGTAGCGGATGGCGAGGGGGTCTTGAGTCCCCCCAGAGAATTCGTCATAGATCGCCTTCAGCGGCGCCACAATTGAGTTTTGGCGATAGCTCCTAAGTTTTTCCGCTGCCGCCGCGAATTCCTCTGGAGCGATAATAATATGATCAACAGGGTATATCTCTGTCCGCAGGGTGGTGAACAATTGGTTCTCCATATAAGTGATATCGGTGATCTCCTGAATCTCCTTGTCGTTGAAGACTATGAATCGTTCCTGTTCATTCTGAGAAAGCAGTTTTTCGAAAAAGCCGGTATTGCCGCTGAGGACGATGGTTTCTTCAATGGGCGTAGTGAAGTCCGACACATCCCAAACATTCACGTCTGAGTTGACCTGCGCCACAGCAAACCTGGCGACACTCACATTTGACGGTGCCCAAAATTCGAACGGTAAACCTTCCCACACCAGCTCCTGTCCGTACTTCACCGTTGTCCAGTCGAGGAAAATCTTGGATGCAGGGTCACTGGAGGCGTTCTCATAGACGATGTAGTTGTTGGGGCCGTCACGCAGGAGGGATCCCTTAAGAGTGGTTGAAAAATCACGAAGTGACAGTCCCGACCACGATTTCGTAGCCAGCAGCGTATCCTGCTGCATACCTCTCTGGTAGATTTTGACAAAATGGACAGGGTATTCCTCTGAATCGCTGGAGGTGCCGCCAAAGAGTGACAGATCGATGGTGGCTTCGATATCCTGTTTCGGGTGGTGTAGAGTCAATACCGCAGCCACTGTCTGGCCGGTAGGGACGCCGGCTCCCACCCATAGAAGTCCTGACTCAAACGGATTTTCAATATCCTCTTCATCGTGTCGGTAGGCTAGACCGTAATCCAGCGAGACTGGATTCTCCGCTTCCACATCTTCCACGGTAACCCGTTTTCCCTCCAGATCGGGATCGTCGGGAATGTTAAGCCAGTAGGTGTTGTCGTTGGCGTATGGATTCTGCGTATAGATGACATCGTTGTCTTCGGAAATGTCGAAGCCCGCCGGCCCTCGTCCGTAGAGAACAATTTCGTCCCCCTCGTGGAAAACGCCGTCTGACGCACCTTTCACTTTGAAACCGACCTCTATCAGATTCTCCGGTACAGCTGCACCGATCTCATGCGACATGGGTCGGCCTCCCTTCGGATTGGTGAACATGCGTAGAGCAAAGGGATCGAGAGTCGCGATATCAATGCCGGCAGATTGAAGAGTAGCGGCTGTGATTCTATACATGCCGTCCTCGGGTACTGGAAAGCGGTACCACTGGCCGCTCACTGATTTCTGTCTTGCCGATTTCCTCATTTGAAGCGGGCGCTGCAGCCATCCCTTCGCTTCAGACCAGTTGACGATGGAGTGAGCATAGAGGAGTGCTTCGGCATGTCCTGTTCTCAGTGGCACTGAGCGCGCTTGCGGGAAATAGACCGTCACAACCGCCTTCGTCACCAGATGAAGATCATCGCCTCTGTAGATCAGCGGAGTGAACTTCAGAATGCCAACGTTGAGATCGCGGTAGCGGTCGAGTCTTTCCCAACGTAGAGTCTGATCTGCGGGCTCGAACGTGAAAGGGTGGCGGGGTGATTCGCTGAAAGGCCGCGACTCTATGGAAGTGACTACAATCCTCGGCAGAGATTTTTCGGGCAGTCCAATCCTCCAGCGCAACTCCTCTAGGTAATAGGACTCGCCCGGAGCGGGATTCT from Candidatus Neomarinimicrobiota bacterium encodes:
- a CDS encoding UDP-N-acetylmuramoyl-L-alanyl-D-glutamate--2,6-diaminopimelate ligase, whose protein sequence is MQRLISLLEGVTTITDIALDVPVQSVSADSRHIWPGSAFVAIPGLTEDGSFYIPDAIKRGAAVVISNGGSTADHSIEVKTPLIRVDDPRKALSRIAANFYGHPSKELTIVGITGTNGKTTVSYLLDSIFEKHELQTGVVGTLGIHAPGMEAQSILTTPDSLDLQKTLRLLADGNVTHVVMEVSSHALQLSRVEDVEFDVAVYTNLSQDHLDFHGTMDNYFEAKARLFQMLPADCVAILNRSDARFDRLKNLTDAKIASYAVDSDADIFFQEWGMSGAGITGIIRMEDEKVSINSPLIGVHNLENILAAATTAWSMGIPTDIIGRGIEACISVPGRSERFLLQNGASVIVDYAHTPDAYHKLFSSLRTLLPISGKLIVIFGCGGDRDHDKRPLMAEAAEAYANRILVTPDNPRTESIDSINEDIAAGFKEDRHTFYDDRAVAIRQAVKELQEGDILAVVGKGRENCQLIGTERIPYSDIEVVEKITEEKQAK
- a CDS encoding penicillin-binding transpeptidase domain-containing protein gives rise to the protein MRFFYIQVIRGADLRAQSNNQGENRVILSAVRGKIRDRNHIPLAENIIHYSFAIHPEEVENRQEIITSFSSATGRSRDYYEGRLNNSSPYVYLERNLRSEVSRELMKIRDRGLITNRHGYRFYPHQKIASQVLGFTNVDNLGLEGIEKQFDNHLKGRDGWIVLQRDGKGRNWRNHAYPRRDPMDGSDIILTLDLNYQAILQDELSRRVVQTGAAGGMGLLVEPHTGRILALACLPDFDPNEPAASVREAYKNKIITDQFEPGSTFKIVTATAALTYNTVGIQDEFNCEDGSYVYRGQVIEDWNNFGLLTFPQIIANSSNVGTVKIAETVGNSRIYTTGRKFGFGTITGIQFPGETKGVLKETDQWSGISLAEISLGYEVSVTTLQLAAAYSAIANGGFLMKPFLVDRIIHPTGKVTYTASPQLIRKVASQPVMEQLTDMLRQVVETGTGTSARIKGWNIAGKTGTSKKYLNGKYSDTKFIASFVGFFPAHDPIMTGVIILDEPKPGYHWGGTGAAPVFRECVKRIINSDDSILVHRPQKKQEMNELIAMTEPVHKTAATEPVTLITTGTIAKPEVENGMAYVPDVRGKSLRRAINVLKNSGLTPKVRGSGTVVWQSPAPGKMVKLNSICTMGLN
- the rsmH gene encoding 16S rRNA (cytosine(1402)-N(4))-methyltransferase RsmH, with the protein product MNSACSDQNSLHIPVLKKEVLSCLRIRPNGIYLDGTVGLGGHAQAVLAALSNKGQLIGLDSDGEAIKRCHSRLSHASSCHLFHGSYSNFPAHLESLGICEVDGMFLDLGLSSFQLDSPQRGFSYRQDGPLDMRFDVTAPLTAEGIVNDWNEDDLVQILQKYGEERRAKRLVKAIIEKRGGSAVRTTLDLRSIISEVTPERYLTKTLSRVFQALRITVNRELESLQQFLALFSSYLKLGGRIVIISYHSLEDRLVKARFRQLQKGCICPPDLPQCRCGKQPELGIITRKVIRPGADEIAHNSRARSARLRAAEKTG
- the mraZ gene encoding division/cell wall cluster transcriptional repressor MraZ; protein product: MVSLNTFTGEYAYSLDAKGRVNVPARFRTSLSGDNEGTFVLTKGMDTCIIAYPLTEWQKVETGLRQLSSASKIYRSFIRSTVRYATPVTMDKQGRIQVSPVLREFAGIEKDVMIIGVVNKIEIWNPEKLNEIEDETLTISSDELEDLRDKIVL
- a CDS encoding helix-turn-helix transcriptional regulator, with the translated sequence MISFYTELRELRQKQDIELSEVANRTKINIQYLEAMEQGDFSFLPTVYVRLFLRAYAVEIGADKDEILNQLEIHLANTGEGSPQEASLTVEETVPAMNDEDEMEEDHELKGRTPFQMQAPIGKLVALLIVVVFAVYIIRSIVTDVPAPAEEKTTVIEQAESAEERITDRFLLANYSQNRRVDELLLPAPFSLTLSTLSPIWYEYIIDGSEPASGTVSPGDEFVLKFESFVSIRIEKSSEVQLNLNDAPIGLDSLPNPTEVSYRVGTGQLTIISYIPR
- a CDS encoding Maf family protein; protein product: MKSQFILASGSPRRKALLQKLDVPFEVIPSSVQECHTNAADPAELVQQLALEKAREVAQHFPDRVVIGADTVVVLGDTVMGKPAHEAEAKEMLRALSGNRHTVFTGVAIVKKSREEKYTFYEKTDVTFLPLTNEMIDYYIRSATPLDKAGAYGIQDWSACFVEKINGCYNNVVGFPISKFAQLLRTAKIQKRFSTNSFAL
- the porU gene encoding type IX secretion system sortase PorU; this encodes MAIRLNNRGVGSSKMPLEITGLGAKFQIHSNGALLIFELSSPIEYSRPSRILRVVPLSLALITFLAGQSWTVLESSTANLTLSIENPAPGESYYLEELRWRIGLPEKSLPRIVVTSIESRPFSESPRHPFTFEPADQTLRWERLDRYRDLNVGILKFTPLIYRGDDLHLVTKAVVTVYFPQARSVPLRTGHAEALLYAHSIVNWSEAKGWLQRPLQMRKSARQKSVSGQWYRFPVPEDGMYRITAATLQSAGIDIATLDPFALRMFTNPKGGRPMSHEIGAAVPENLIEVGFKVKGASDGVFHEGDEIVLYGRGPAGFDISEDNDVIYTQNPYANDNTYWLNIPDDPDLEGKRVTVEDVEAENPVSLDYGLAYRHDEEDIENPFESGLLWVGAGVPTGQTVAAVLTLHHPKQDIEATIDLSLFGGTSSDSEEYPVHFVKIYQRGMQQDTLLATKSWSGLSLRDFSTTLKGSLLRDGPNNYIVYENASSDPASKIFLDWTTVKYGQELVWEGLPFEFWAPSNVSVARFAVAQVNSDVNVWDVSDFTTPIEETIVLSGNTGFFEKLLSQNEQERFIVFNDKEIQEITDITYMENQLFTTLRTEIYPVDHIIIAPEEFAAAAEKLRSYRQNSIVAPLKAIYDEFSGGTQDPLAIRYFLKWTKDNWRNPADGSFPSYVLLLGDGDYDYRNLSQNSHNMVPTFQSGQTFTTSSDDRFTYLDGKVPEMAIGRFPAVSLADAENMVDKTIAYENNPDIGLWRRRITLIADDFARPSFGSIELTHTKNSEEVAAMIPKTLETRKIYMEEFPAVNDGSQYGVTKPGASEALFDLLEQGTALLNYIGHGSAYQWAQEGLLSSARGDLSSINTGAKLPVWVAATCSWGKYDRVEGSAMSEDIMRDAENGGIAIISTNGLITFSANRNFILNLFASFFPEQSVDDLTLGAIYSSIKDGSTGSEMFHLFGDPGLTIALPSDTVTVTDVSPDTLVALETGSYSGSVMADAPTQGEGYVIIYDADRTVSRIYEHEEYTEEMTYSLLGRTLFRGLLPYTGGLFQGEFILPKDINYATTDGQLTVFLHGSAGDDLWQGLGMKEGLILTGGTSNPVDSDGPLISFAYGERGVEWGDHIAESGQLTVILSDPLGINVTEEVGHTVRAWFNDDENSAKNITDRFVYDAGSYTSGSLDLSLSDLPKGESHITVEAWDNANNPNQKSISFHITADEELRLTNVFNYPNPFSDKTQFGFEVNREAEVTIKIFTLSGVLVKVIEPMESYYGYTHIDWNGRDDFEGDIANGAYLYQITAVPVDGGKKAKHIGKIAKYR